The Victivallis lenta DNA segment GATGGGGGCAATCTTCACCTTCGTTCCGCCGATTCCGAATTCGAACTACATCAGGCGTGATCTCGTGGACCTCTTCAACAAGCCGTCCCGGAGCAGTAAAATCGTTAAGATTCTCTGCATCGTGCTTTTCGTCCTTCTCTGCGCCGCAGCGGGCTACTGGTGTTATAACCGCTTTTTCGCCCCGAAATCCGCTCCGGTCCCGGCTGTTCCGGCCGCCCCGGTCAAGCCGTCGCCGGCTCCGTCGCAGCCGGAAGCTCCGAAGCAGTAACCGGGTTGTGACTTAACCGCAATACTGCTGCCTGATGCGTCACGGAATTCGGAGGGGGGATTCAATTCCCCCTCCGAACTTTCTCCCGGCCGGCAATGCGGAAACAATCACCTTTGCAGACGGGAACAACTCGAAATCAGTTACTTTTCCGTTGAACAATTTGAACTGCACTTGATTTCGATGTATTTTCCTGTCAAGAAATTATCGAGTCATCCATATTGCCGGAAAATGCCACGGACAGTGCAACGAAATACAGTCGCAACGATGTTGAGAAAAGAAAAAAGTAATGCATGACTCTTATGATATTGCCGACCTGTGCAGAGAGCTGGAAGCGAAAAGGAAAGCCGTGGCGGTCCGTACCGGAGTTTTCACTTTATTTCTGGGGGGCGCCTATATTCTTATCGGATGCTTCGTCTGGGAGCAGATGGCCGCGCCGTGGCCGCCGGAGCGGCCGGCAATCGCATACCTGGTCGTTCTCGCCGCATGGCCGTTCCTGCTGGCGGCGGGGTTTGACAAGATCAACCTTCGACTGCTGACCCGCTGGCCCCGCTGTCCGGTATGCCGGAAAAAACTCGTTTTCTTTCAACCGGTGTCAAGACGCTGCCCGGAATGCCACAACGTGATCGTGTACGACCGCAGAAAACTCCTGCCGGGTTATACCCTCCCGCCGGAAGCAATGCGGATTCGCAATCCGAACCAGCCGGGTATTTCTATCGGTTTGGAGGTCGGCCAGTTGCTCCTGATGGTTATTGTCTGCATCCCGGCTCTCGTTGTGGGATTCTTCCTTTTTCCGGAAGACGGCGGCATGGATGTGGAGTCTCCGCGCTTGGCGGCTTGCTTTGTCATGGCTCTGGGAGTTTTCGTCATCCTTTATCGATTCATCGGAGTTGTCGGAGTTGAAAAACTTCTGGAATTGGCCGCGTGGCTTGATCGAAAATGCGACAGGCTCAATCGCAAACTGAATAAGAATTACAGGAGCATGATTCCCGATCCCGCACACCATTGTCCGCACTGTCACCGGGAGCCGGACCACCGGCTGGCGGCGGTCACCGGCAACTGCAGTGCCTGCGGTGCGCCACTTCTGGAAACCGCCCCGGAACCGGATACGCCGGAGATGATGGATTGGCGCAATTTACACCGTTATGGGAAAATTCAGCGTATCGGATTGTCTTTCATGCTCGGAGTCCTGCTGTCTTTTCTGATCTTGCAGATCATTTTTCAGAATGACCGGCGATACTGGGCGGCTGGCGGCATTCTGTTTCCGGGGATTCTCCTGTTCTGGTGGACAGTGGTACTATGGAGTTTGCGCCGGAAATGGCAGTTGAATTTCCGCTGTCCCGGGTGCCGCTACCAGAACGGGCCGTCGAACAATGTCAGCGCATGGCGCTTTCTGCTGCAGACCGGCCATTGCTGCAGGTGTCGCCGCAAGCTCGTCCGCGATGGTGAGTCCGGGAAAGGAGACGATCGTGCCTGAACTTCCTTCTTCTTCCCCTGAAAATTTTTCAAATGGTTGCGGTCAATGGAATGTCTCTGATCGTGTCATTACCTCGTTCTCACAGCAGGTGGCTGAGCATAACAAAACAGCAGTAATATGATCCAATTCCTCATCGATAGTCATATCGCTCAAAAGACCGAGGTCTTCTGTTATCCATTCCCTATCGCATTCCCCACCCATTTGCGGTTGTTCAACAAAGGTTTCCTTTCCAAAGCGATCTGTTGGCAGCATTAGTTCTCCGGGGAGCCCCGTGATCGATTCGATGACTTAAGCAACATGTTTATAATGAGATGGTAAGATATGATGATATGAAATGAGGTTTTCAACCGTATTCATCGTTTTAACAGGATCTCTGCCAGATATGATAGCATCGTTGTGCCGCTTTTTTTAATGCTCGAAAATTATGGATGTAATAATTGCATATGGCACCAGACAGATTGCTGTGACACAAAAAATTATTTTCATCCATATGATTCCTTGATTCGTATTAATTACGCTCGCATAAACATTTTAAGATACGCCAGTATCATACTTGTGGTTTGAGCTCGGAAGCATGATTTAAGTCATTGTCGGATAGATAGATTAGCCCCTTGTTACTTGGAGAGATTGGGAACAATTTTCAGTTCCAGCGGCTGCTGGCGTGGTCCGATTACCAGCTTCATTTTTTTCGGGATTGTATCCATGGAAGTAAAACTGTTGATCAGCAGCTGGTTCGACTTGCCACGGGAATCGGAAAACTCAAGGCGAACGTGATTGTTGGATATCTCCCGGGAAGAAGAATCAAGAGTTAAGAATCCGCGTACCTCCTGGCCGAGTGTAATATCCAGATACCGTGTTTTTTCTGATGGTTTTGCCAGAACTTTAATGACCTGTCTCCCATTCAAAGATTCCAATGCTCCGGAAAGAGTTTCCGGCTCGCTGCTCTCAAGTTTGAAATTGAGACGCGTGGTCAGGCTTTCATATTCCCGTCCGGCTCTTTCATCGTAAGGAGCGAGCAAAGCAAGATTCCGCACATATTCTTCACCGGTGGCGTAAACGTTTCCTTTCATCTCGTCATAGGCCTTGCTGAAATAAGATTCCGGCGTGTTCCCCCGCCAGGAAAGCTCGGCTTTTCCCGCAAGATAAAGATAATACCAATGGTCACGGTGTCCGAATGAATGAGCCAAACACCTCTGAATTGCAATGTGACCGCCTTGATTCGCCGCCTCGCGAATCAGCTCTTCCCGCCGGGCCTGCTGAGATGCCGGCAGCTGCATGGCCTGAAAGAATCCGCGATCCGGATTGTCTTTCCGGAGAGCCAGCAAATGATTCAGTACGGAGAGTTTCAATTCATTGATGTGCGACGACGAATTGGGGGAAGAATGGATAGCCGACCACTGGCAAAGCAGTTCTTTCGTCGGTACATTTTCATCGGGAATGACTTCCTGAAGAGCTTGAGCGTAGCCGAAATCCGTCTGATAGTGGGGGCACCCGTTCTTCTCAGCCTCGCTGCATATGACGACTGCTTCCTGAATCAGTTTCCGCGCCCGGACGGGATCGGGGTCGATGCCCAGAGAATTCTTCAACAGCAGTTTTGCCACCCGGAGTTTCGCGGGAACATATCCCAAGTCGGCAGCGTGCTGAAGTTCTTGAAACTTTTCCGGAGAAATCGCCACAACTCCTTCCGTCTTCAAATCCCACACATCGTTGCTGGAGCGATCTTCATAGGGCGTGAACGGCTCGGCCCACGCCTCGGCACACTCTCGTTCCCGCGCCATCTTCATTAGTTCAGACCGGACGGGTTCCGCTTGTTCCCGCCCGATCAGATAAAGGACCCGCGCAGCGACGCCGCCGATATTTCGCATTTTCTCCTCATAACACTCTTTCAGAGGACGAGTTCCCCGCAAAGGGATATCCTCCGGCATGGTCGACATCTCCCGGCCCCAGGCAAGGATTTGAACATGTTCTCCTGGAACGTTTGGAGGCAGGCGATATTTCTTCCAGATGTTGTTGTATTCATACAGATAGAACATAAAACCGGGAGTTCGTTCTCCCTGAAAGCTGCCGATAAAATTGCTGAAATAACGCGCTGCCTGAGAATAGTCGATCGGGACGCCGCTGTATCCCCGACTGCAGAGAAGGTAAAGATAGACCATTGCAAAATGATTTTTTTCTGCAATCTGCTTCACCTTCGCGACTGCGGCAGAATCATCGCCCCGGTCGAGAAGATCGAGCACAGGCTGAAACGCCATCAACTCCTCCCGGACCTGCTCGGCGTCCGGCATGATTCCCGCGACCTTTCCGGACAGGGCGCGCGGCTTCGGCTGAGCGGGTGCGCCTGCGGCAGGAAGCGCACCCGGCTTGAGCAAATCCGTCAGCCACATGGTAGAGGAAATCTGCCTCCGGGTGCCCATGATCACCGGGAATTCTGTTGTCAGAGAAAAAGGAGAGATTTCCACTCCCGCATTTTTTCCGGATGAACGGCTGTCTTTTCCATCTGGCTCATCCAGATATGCGCTGAGAGAAAACCTGCCAATGTGCAGTGTACGTCCGCACTGCTCGCATACCAAGTCTTCGGCATTGATTTCCAGCGGAAAGCGAAACGTCTGAAAATCCGGCTCCGCTGTACAAGAAAGGTCAAATTTCTTTTTTGGGGTTGTCCCATTGCATCGCTCGGTATCTGATGCATGAGAAGCGTAGAAGGTCAAAAAAGCCTTCAGGTGAGCGCTTTCTCCCCCTGCCGCCTTGATCTGAAAGGAGATCGAGTTCTTTTCGGAAGGTCGCAAGGATCTGCTGCGGAACATACACTCCACTCCGAAACGCTTTTTTTTGATCTGCAGTGTATTTTTCTTAAGCTCGTAACAATCCCGAGGTTCCTCCCTGAATGAGGAGAGCTGACTTCCCCGCATGAGGTCAAAACCTATCAGTGTCGCAACGGGTTCTCCGGCGAACAGACATCCGCAGACAACAGACAGCAAAACCATGCCGGCCTGCACACGGAAACAATTCATTCACAATCCCTCCAATTTTTCTTCGGAACGCGCAATCCTGCTTTTCAGGAAAAATACAACCGTAACAAATAACTTGTTTTTTTGCACCATGTTTCGCCTGTGGCCACCCGCGTGGAGAAACATTTTCAAGAGTGCGGCAGGCTACTATAGCCTCCACTTTTCCGATGTGCAAGCCTGGTGAAAAATATTCTGGCTGCATCCATGGAAAACGACCCTTTTGAAATTGCTCAGCCGGGTCTCCTCTGCGAAAATCAACAATGCTCTTATTTAGGATGAAAACCAACGATAAATCTCTTTCTTTCAATAGGTTTCCTGTTGAAATAATGCAAAATACAATGATCATTCCGCCGATCTTGCGGCTGGAATATATCGCCGCACTTGAAAAGGCCTATCGCAGCACAGATGACTTCATACAGTTTATCATTGCCCGTGAAATGGAGATGCTTCGGGAGCTGCTGCGGCTTCCCGGCCGTAGTCTTGAGGAAACAGAAGTTGCAATCTTGAGCGAAGGATCCGATTAAATATTAGGTTTTTGCGGGTTCATTCCGGCTGGCGGGTGCCGAATTTGGCTGAAGCGTTACAGAAGAGCCGTCCCACGGTAGAGCGCCATCTGCGGAAACTCCGCAATGCCGGTACCTTATGACAATGCAGTCGCAGAATCATTCTTTTTGTCTATGAAGGCTGAAGAATTGTCACATCACTTTTATGAGGAACCGGAAAAGCTATTCCAAGATGTGGCAGAGTATGTCGATTCCTTCAATTCCAAACGGATTCATTAAAAGTTGGGCTATAAAACGCCAGATCAAATTGAAGAGATGTATCGGGATGGCGAACTTGAACTGTTGAGTTCAGAAACTGAAGATTAAAAGAAAGAATCCCGACCGGGAGTAATTCCTGTCGGGATACCTTATATTGCTCAAACGAAACAGGACTGTCTAAGACAATCGTTG contains these protein-coding regions:
- a CDS encoding IS3 family transposase; protein product: MPVPYDNAVAESFFLSMKAEELSHHFYEEPEKLFQDVAEYVDSFNSKRIH
- a CDS encoding ArsR family transcriptional regulator; translated protein: MPNLAEALQKSRPTVERHLRKLRNAGTL